The following are encoded together in the Paraburkholderia sp. BL10I2N1 genome:
- a CDS encoding SOS response-associated peptidase family protein, whose protein sequence is MIFDLRSRSLQKKTDAAAMEYDVRKAEVAPMCTSYEPNPHERFAAHRLFQAPDFDYKREIYKDYTAPIFRRGEGGWCTNPATFGMVPRKRIPAGVRPYDTMNARAETIGERRSFSSAWTRLQLCLIPCRAFFEPNYESGKPVRWRINLASEQPTAIAGLWRAWEEPDGKASLSFTMLTVNADTHPLMRRFHKPGDEKRSVVVIRPEDYEDWLSCRSMDEARSFLQLYRAEEMHAEAFPLPPRAPRAKPAGDDQPTLLD, encoded by the coding sequence ATGATTTTCGACCTCCGTTCCCGTTCTCTCCAGAAGAAAACGGACGCCGCTGCGATGGAATATGATGTCCGGAAAGCGGAGGTCGCGCCCATGTGTACAAGTTACGAGCCAAATCCACACGAGCGGTTTGCGGCGCACAGGCTGTTCCAGGCGCCTGATTTTGACTACAAGCGCGAGATTTACAAAGACTACACGGCGCCGATTTTTCGGCGCGGCGAGGGCGGTTGGTGTACGAACCCGGCGACGTTTGGAATGGTGCCTCGCAAGCGCATTCCCGCCGGCGTTCGTCCATATGACACGATGAACGCCCGCGCCGAGACGATTGGCGAAAGGCGCAGCTTCTCCAGCGCATGGACCCGCCTCCAACTCTGTCTGATACCTTGCCGAGCATTCTTTGAGCCCAACTACGAATCGGGAAAGCCTGTCCGTTGGCGTATCAATCTGGCGAGCGAACAACCGACGGCCATTGCCGGGCTGTGGCGAGCGTGGGAAGAGCCGGATGGTAAGGCGTCTTTATCATTCACCATGCTCACTGTGAATGCCGACACACATCCGTTGATGAGGCGATTCCACAAACCTGGTGACGAAAAACGCTCTGTCGTCGTCATTCGACCTGAAGACTACGAGGACTGGCTTTCATGCCGCAGCATGGACGAAGCGCGGTCGTTTCTGCAACTCTACCGGGCGGAGGAAATGCACGCAGAGGCGTTCCCGTTGCCCCCAAGAGCGCCTCGCGCAAAGCCTGCTGGCGATGACCAG